In Bacteroidota bacterium, a single genomic region encodes these proteins:
- a CDS encoding nucleotidyltransferase domain-containing protein: MNQNLLQDKIKRTIHDKDPNAEAFLFGSRARGDNRPDSDWDLLILVNDQEVTNEIEDKFRDGLYDLELESGQIISSFIYSKKYWKNMLVFSPLYKNVIKEGIIL; the protein is encoded by the coding sequence ATGAATCAGAATCTATTACAAGATAAAATTAAAAGAACTATTCACGATAAAGACCCAAATGCTGAAGCATTTTTATTTGGATCGAGAGCTCGTGGAGATAACAGACCTGATTCTGATTGGGATTTGCTTATTTTAGTAAACGATCAAGAAGTCACCAATGAAATAGAGGATAAATTCAGAGACGGATTGTACGATTTGGAATTAGAATCAGGACAAATAATATCATCATTTATATATTCAAAGAAATATTGGAAAAATATGCTTGTATTTTCTCCACTTTACAAGAATGTGATTAAAGAGGGGATAATTTTATGA